In a genomic window of Erinaceus europaeus chromosome 12, mEriEur2.1, whole genome shotgun sequence:
- the TLCD3A gene encoding TLC domain-containing protein 3A isoform X2, giving the protein MQVRWEPARRHGAGGCVHRSSPAGEPRESSRALGGGRQTPPLPACPRLSRRPAWSRGSGAAGARPESRGWRSRCRPAGVEGEGWKPGGQRQPGSRAEHWSHAERRRRGVRSRAPMLLTLAWSALFFPGLFALCTWGLRRARPAWSDWLCAMVGTRLVSSVHAVLATGSGIIVICSCENVMYGSHWLAREYVWFLVPYMVYDTYAMYLCEWYRISDQSHRHFLTVFQNFLSKNRLMITHHGVILFILVPVTQGIRGDLGDFFVGCIFIAELSTPFVSLGKVLIQLKQQHTLLYKVNGILTLTTFFFCRILLFPFMYWSFGQEKGLSFFQVPLHIPFACNVANAFLIAPQLYWFSLLCKKAVRLFDTPAAKKG; this is encoded by the exons ATGCAGGTGCGCTGGGAGCCCGCAAGGCGGCACGGCGCGGGCGGCTGTGTGCACCGCAGCTCCCCCGCAGGGGAACCCCGGGAGAGCTCCCGGGCCCTCGGCGGCGGCCGCCAGACCCCGCCCCTCCCGGCCTGCCCGCGCCTATCGCGGCGGCCCGCCTGGTCACGCGGGAGCGGCGCTGCGGGCGCCAGGCCAGAGTCCCGCGGCTGGCGGAGTCGCTGCAGGCCAGCGGGGGTGGAGGGCGAGGGCTGGAAGCCGGGCGGGCAGCGCCAGCCGGGGAGCCGCGCCGAGCACTGGAGTCACGCCGAGCGGCGCCGCCGAGGCGTACGGTCCCGCGCACCCATGCTGCTGACACTGGCCTGGAGCGCGCTCTTCTTCCCCGGGCTCTTCGCGCTCTGCACCTGGGGGCTGCGGCGCGCCAGGCCCGCGTGGAGCGATTGGCTGTGCGCGATGGTCGGCACCAG GCTGGTTTCTTCAGTGCATGCTGTGTTGGCCACAGGATCGGGAATCATCGTTATCTGCTCTTGTGAAAACGTGATGTACGGCAG CCACTGGCTTGCCCGAGAATATGTTTGGTTTTTGGTTCCATACATGGTCTATGACACCTATGCCATGTACCTCTGTGAATGGTACCGAATCAGCGATCAGAGCCACAGGCACTTCCTCACCGTTTTTCAAAATTTCCTAAGTAAAAACCGCCTCATGATCACGCACCATGGAGTCATTTTGTTTATCCTTGTGCCAGTCACACAG GGAATTAGGGGAGACCTTGGGGACTTCTTTGTTGGCTGCATCTTCATAGCAGAACTGAGCACTCCATTCGTGTCACTGGGCAAAGTCCTGATTCAG TTAAAGCAGCAGCACACCCTTCTGTACAAGGTGAATGGAATCCTCACGCTGACCACCTTCTTCTTCTGTCGGATCCTTCTTTTCCCCTTCATGTACTGGTCCTTTGGCCAAGAGAAGGGACTAAGCTTCTTCCAAGTGCCACTCCACATCCCCTTCGCCTGCAATGTGGCCAACGCCTTCCTCATCGCTCCCCAGCTCTACTGGTTCTCTCTGCTGTGCAAGAAGGCAGTCCGGCTCTTTGACACTCCTGCAGCCAAAAAAGGATGA
- the TLCD3A gene encoding TLC domain-containing protein 3A isoform X1, translating to MQVRWEPARRHGAGGCVHRSSPAGEPRESSRALGGGRQTPPLPACPRLSRRPAWSRGSGAAGARPESRGWRSRCRPAGVEGEGWKPGGQRQPGSRAEHWSHAERRRRGVRSRAPMLLTLAWSALFFPGLFALCTWGLRRARPAWSDWLCAMVGTRLVSSVHAVLATGSGIIVICSCENVMYGRELGETLGTSLLAASS from the exons ATGCAGGTGCGCTGGGAGCCCGCAAGGCGGCACGGCGCGGGCGGCTGTGTGCACCGCAGCTCCCCCGCAGGGGAACCCCGGGAGAGCTCCCGGGCCCTCGGCGGCGGCCGCCAGACCCCGCCCCTCCCGGCCTGCCCGCGCCTATCGCGGCGGCCCGCCTGGTCACGCGGGAGCGGCGCTGCGGGCGCCAGGCCAGAGTCCCGCGGCTGGCGGAGTCGCTGCAGGCCAGCGGGGGTGGAGGGCGAGGGCTGGAAGCCGGGCGGGCAGCGCCAGCCGGGGAGCCGCGCCGAGCACTGGAGTCACGCCGAGCGGCGCCGCCGAGGCGTACGGTCCCGCGCACCCATGCTGCTGACACTGGCCTGGAGCGCGCTCTTCTTCCCCGGGCTCTTCGCGCTCTGCACCTGGGGGCTGCGGCGCGCCAGGCCCGCGTGGAGCGATTGGCTGTGCGCGATGGTCGGCACCAG GCTGGTTTCTTCAGTGCATGCTGTGTTGGCCACAGGATCGGGAATCATCGTTATCTGCTCTTGTGAAAACGTGATGTACGGCAG GGAATTAGGGGAGACCTTGGGGACTTCTTTGTTGGCTGCATCTTCATAG